The genomic window ATATCCACCATGATTTCGGGGCGGCTCGAATCCGGGAAGAACTGCTGCTGCACCTTGCCCATGCCGAAAATACCCAGCGCAAAGATGAGCACCGTGGCGCCGATGGTCAGCCAGCGGTGCTGCACGCACCAGTTCACCGCGCCGCGAAAGCTGTTGTAGAACCGGGTGTCGAACAGCTCGTGCGGCGGCGCATCGGGGTCGTGCGGCTTTACCTTGAGCAGCAGCGTGCCGAGGTAAGGCACGAAGTACACCGACACGATCCACGACAGCACCAGCGCAATGACTGTCACCGCGAAGATCGCGAAGGTGTATTCACCCGTCACCGACTTGGCAATGCCGATCGGCAGAAAGCCCGCGGCGGTGATGAGCGTACCGGTGAGCATGGGCTTGGCGGTGACGTCGTAGGCAAAGGTGGCGGCACGCACCTTGTCGTAGCCCTCTTCCATCTTCCGCACCATCATCTCGACCGCGATGATCGCGTCGTCCACCAGAAGGCCGAGCGCAATGATCAGCGACCCCAGCGATATCTTGTGCAGCCCGATGCCGAAGTAGTTCATGGCCAGGAACGTGACGGCCAGCACCAGCGGAATGGTGATGGCCACCACCAGCCCCGGGCGGATGTCGATGTACCAGCCGAGGCGTCCGCCCTTGTGCAGGCCGAGCGAAATGATGCTCACGGCCAGCACGATGGCCACGGCCTCGATCAGCACGCCGACGAATTCATTGACCGAGCTGGCCACCGACACCGGCTGGTCCTGCACCTGCGCCAGCTTCACGCCGGCCGGCAGGCGCTGGTCGATTTGCTTGGTGGTGGCGCGCAATGCCTCGCCCAGTGCAATGATGTCGCCGCCCTTGGTCATGGAGACGCCCAGCGCAATGACTTCCTTGCCCTGGTGGTGCACCTTTACCGCCGGCGGGTCGACGTAGCCGCGGCGGATCTCGGCAATGTCGCCGAGCTTCAGCTGGTTGCCCGAACTGCCGCGAATCGGCATTTCGCGCAGTTGCTCCACGCTGGTGAACTGCCCCGCCACGCGCACCTGCACCACGTCGAGCGGCGACTGGATCGTTCCCGCGCTTTCCACCGCGTTTTGCGAACCAAGCTGCGCGAGCACGGCGTTGAAGTCGAGCCCCAGCTGCGCAACGCGCTTCTGCGAAATCTCGACGTACACCTTTTCGTCCTGAACACCGAACTGGTCGACCTTCGCAACGTCTTTCACGCGCAGCAATTGCTGCCGCACTTCGTCGGCCAGGGTCTTGAGCTCGGCGTAGCTGAAGCCTTCGCTCTCCAGCGCGTAGATCACGCCATACACATCGCCGAAGTCGTCATTGAAGAACGGGCCCTGCACGCCCGGCGGCAGCGTGTTGCGCATGTCTCCGATCTTCTTGCGCACCGTGTACCAGACGTTGGCCACGTCGGCGGCCTTGGACGAATCCTTGATCTGGAAAATGATCTGCGACTCGCCCGGCTTCGAATAGCTGCGGATCTTGTCGGCGTAGGGCGCCTCCTGCAGCGTGCGTTCGAGCTTGTCGGTCACCTGCTCGGCCACCTGCTGCGCAGTGGCGCCGGGCCAGTAGGTGCGCACCACCATGGCACGGAAGGTGAACGGCGGGTCTTCGTCCTGCCCGAGCTGAAAGTAGGCAAAGGCCCCCAGCACCATCAGCACCACCATGAGGTAGCGCGTGAGCGGCCCGTGGTCCAGCGCCCATTTGGAGAGGTTGAAGCCCGAGGGCTTGTCGGTGGTTGCTGTGCCTTCCGTCATTTGGAAGCACCTGCAGCGATCTCCTTCTTCGTGGCCGCAACCGGTTCGACGGGCTTCGCCGACGCGCTGGTATTGGCGTTGGCGGCCGCGGCTGCAGCCTCCTTCGACTGGTAGATGGTGACCTTCTGTCCCGGCGAAAGCACGTGCACGCCCGCGGCGACGACCATCATGCCGGGCGTCAGTCCGCCGCCGATCACGGCCTCGTTGCCATCGGCCGTGGCAACCCGCACCGGCTGCGAGCGCACCGTCATCGTTGCCTTGTCCAGCACCCAGACCGCGGTGCCCTTGCCCTCCTGGCGCAACGCGCTGGTCGGCAACTTGATGACCGCGCCGCCCGCACGCGCCAGCGCCTGCGGACGCGCATAGACCGTTGCGCCGAGCGCCGGCGAGGTTGCCGCATCGATCGACACCTTGACCGAATAAGTACGAGTGACCGCGTCGGCGCTGGCCGCCACTTCGCGCACCTGGCCCTGCAGCTCGTCGCCGCCCGACCAGCCGCGCACCATGACCGGCGAGCCGGGCTTGATCAGCGCGGCCCGGTCTTCGGGTACCGCAAACACCACGTCGCGCGCGCCGTCTTGCGCGATGCGAACGACGGGCGTGCCGGCCTGCACCACCTGTCCCGGCTCGGCTTCGATGGCGGTGATGACGCCGGCCACATCGGCCACCAGCGTGGTGTAGCTCGCCTGGTTGCCTTGGGACGAAAGCTGGGCCTGCGCCTGTTCGAGCTGCGCCTGCGCGGCTTTCCAGGTGGATTCGCGGCGCTCGAGTTCGGCACCGCTGATGAAGTTCTGCGCCCGCAATTCGGTATAGCGCTTGAGATCGGCCGCCGCGAGATCGCGGTTGGTCTGCGCCGCGGCCAGTTGGGCGCGCGCCGCTTCGGCTGCAAGCCGGTAGTCCTGCGGGTCGAGTTGCGCCAGCACCTGCCCGGCCTGCACGTGCTGACCCAGTTCAGCCTGGCGCTTGATGATCTTGCCGGCCACGCGGAACCCGAGGCGCGATTCGACACGCGCCCGGACCTCGGCCGAGAACTCAGGCTGGGCGTCGAAATCGCTGGTGCCGACTGTCACCAGCTTGACCGCGCGCACAGGTTCCTCGGCCGGCTTCGACTGCGAACAGCCGGCCAGGAACAAGGCGGGAAGCAGTAGCCAGGCGGCACCGCGGGCAAGAGGAGAGAAGCCGGGAGAGGCGGTCATGAGACACCCTAGAAAGGTCGAACCGGGCCAATTACTGACCCACCGGTTAGTAATTTAGGGTAAACCTTTAACACTGTCAATCGCGGCGTGACAATCTTGGCAGCTTCGCCCCCTAGGTTCGCTGCCCCATTTCCACCAGCCGGTTGCCCGGAATCTCGAAATAGTCAGATGCTCGCCCCGCGTTTCGCTGCAGCCAGCCAAAGAGCGCGCGCCGCACGGGGTTCATGCCCGGGAGGTTTTCCTCTCCGACCGAAGCACGCGACACGAAATACGAGGTCTTCATCGAGTCGATGGCCAATGCCTTCTGGTAGGCCAGGATGCGGATGAATTCGGGCACGTCGGGCCGCTCCATGAAGCCGTGTCGCGCGGTAACCACCCAGATGCCTTTCATCAGGCATTCGGCCTCTATGCGCATGCGCGCCTCCACCCGGGGCGTGTCGCAGGCCAGTACCCGCATCACGATCACCTGTTCGTGCAGCACCTGGTTGTGCTTGAGGTTGTGAAGCAAGGCGTGCGGCACCGAAGCCGCATCGGCATTCAGGAATACCGCCGTGCCGCTCACACGGTGCGGCATGTGCAGCGCCAGCGAGTCGAAAAATGCCTTGAGCGGCAGGCTTTCGGCCGCGGCGGCTTCCAGCCCCAGCCGGCGTCCCTTGGCCCAGGTGGTGAAAAGCACCATCACCCCGGCCGCCACGGCCAGCGTGAGCCAGCCGCCCTCGGCCACCTTGAGGCTGTTGGCGACCACGAATGTCAGGTCGACCAGCGCGAAAGCCACAACGCCCAGCACGACCGCCACCCGATTCCAGCGCCAGAGGCCCCAAGCCACGATGCCGGCCAGCAGCGTGGTGGTCACCATCGTGATCGACACCGCAATGCCGTAGGCCGCCGACAGCGCGCCCGAACTGCGAAAGCCCAGCACCAACAACAGCACCCCCGCCATCAGCAGCCAGTTGACCGTGGACACGTAGATTTGGCCGATGGCCGAGCCGGAGGTCTGCACCACCCGCATACGCGGCAGGTAGCCCATGCGCATGGCGTGCGCCGTGAGAGAAAAGGCGCCCGAGATCACGGCCTGGGAGGCAATGACCGTGGCCATGGCGGCAAGCACCACCATCGGCACCACGCCCCACGAAGGAAAGAGCCGGAAGAACGGGTTGTCGACGGCCGCCGGGTTTGCCAGCACCAGCGCGCCCTGCCCGAAATAGTTCAGCACCAGACCCGGCAGCGCAACAAAAAGCCACGCGAGCCGGATCGGCCTGGCCCCGAAGTGCCCCATGTCCGCATACAGCGCCTCGCCGCCGGTGAAGGCAAGAAATACCGCGCCCAGGACCGCCAGCGACTGGACGCGATGCTCGACCAGGAAGCCTACGGCCCGCCCCGGGTGAAGCGCCGCCAGCACCTGCGGGTTGTGCAGCACCTGCCAGCCCCCCGCGAGCGCCAGCACCACGAACCACAGCAGCATGACGGGCCCGAACACCTTGCCCACCACGCCGGTTCCCTTGCGCTGCACCGCAAAGAGCCCGACCAGGATGACGATGGTGATCGGAATCACCACCCTTTGCAGAACCGGCGCCTGCACCTCCAGCCCCTCGACCGCCGACAGCACCGAGATGGCCGGTGTGATCAAGGTGTCGCCATAGAACATGGCCGCTCCCACCAGGCCGAGCACTCCGATTGCGTTCCACACCCATGGCCGGGCGCGGGGACCCGCAGTCGCGTTGCGCGCCAGCGCCTGCAGCGCGAGGATGCCGCCCTCGCCGTCGTGGTCGGCGCGCAGCACGAACACCACGTACTTGAGCGTGACCACGAACATCAGCCCCCAGAAGATGAGCGAGAGCAGGCCTAGTACCGCATCGGGCGTGAACGCCACGCCGTGCTCGGGGTTCAGCGTTTCCTTGAAGGCATACAGCGGCGAAGTGCCGATGTCGCCGAACACCACGCCCAGGGCGGCAATCATCAGGCCGGGCCCTGCCGGGTGAGGCGCCTCGCCGGGCGCTGGTGTCGGGGCCGAGGGAACCGTTGCCGATGGATTCATGAAAGCAGGAACTTGTTGATGGCGACACCACGAGCATAGTCCGCGGCCTCGGTCGTCGCGGACAATCGCCGCGTGTCCGCACCATCTCCTATTGCCGCTGCGCCGGCGCACTACGAAAACTTTCCGGTGGCCTCCTGGTTGTGCCCGCCGCACCTGCGTGCGCCGATTGCCGCCATTTACCACTTCGCCCGAACCGCCGACGACATCGCCGACGAAGGCAACGCCTCGCCCGGCGAGCGGCTGGCGGACCTGCATGCCTACCGCGAAGAGCTACGCGCCGCCGCCATGGGGAGCGTGCTGCCCACCTCGCGCTGGCCCGAGGTGTTCGGCCCGCTCGCCTACAGCATTGCGCAGTTCGCATTGCCCGAAGACTTGCTGGCCGACCTGCTGAGCGCCTTCATCCAGGACATCGAGAAAACCCGCGACGGCGGAACCTACACCGACCGCGCCGAACTGCTCGACTATTGCCGCCGCTCCGCCAATCCCGTCGGCCGCCTGCTGCTGCATCTTTATGGCGTGAACGATGCCCAGGCGCTGGCCCAGAGCGATGCCATCTGCAGCGCGCTGCAACTCATCAATTTCTGGCAAGACCCGAGCGTGGATCTGCCGCGTGGCCGCTTTTACTTTCCACTCACCGATTGCGCCCGGCGCGGCCTCGCGCGCGAGAGCTTCAAGGTCTTCGCGCCCCTGGCCGACGCACCGCCTCCGCAGGAAGCCATCAACCTCATCGCCGTGGAAAGTGCATGGGCGCGCGAACTGATGACCCAGGGCGCACCGCTGGTCCACCGGCTGCCGGGCCGCGCCGGCTGGGAGCTGCGCTTCGTCGTGCAGGGCGGCTTGCGCATTCTCGACAAAATCGAAGACCTGGGCTTCGACACCTTTTCGCAGCGTCCCAAGATCGGCAAGACCGACGCCCCGCTGCTGGTCTGGCGGGCCCTGCAGATGCGGAGACAATTGCCGCCCATGAAAGCGCTCCCCCGATGACTCCCGAGCAATACGTACAAGACAAAGCCGCCGCTTCGGGCAGCAGTTTCTATTACGCCTTCCTGTTTCTGCCCAAGCAAAGGCGCGCAGCCATCACGGCGTTCTATGCCTTCTGCCGCGAGATCGACGATGTGGTCGACGAGGTCAGCGACCCCGGCGTTGCCGCGACCAAGCTCGCCTGGTGGCGCACCGAGGTGGCGCAGTCTTTCTCGGGCCCGCCGCGGCACCCGGTGATGCAGGCGCTGGTGCCGCATGCCGCGGCCTACGGCATCGAGCCGCGGCAGCTCAACGAGGTGATCGACGGCTGCCAGATGGATCTCGACCAGACCCGGTATCTCGACTTCCCGGGCCTGGCGCGCTACTGCCACCTGGTGGCCGGCGTGGTCGGCGAGGTCGCGGCGCGCATCTTCGGCCAGACCGATCCGCAGACCACCGCCTATGCGCACAAGCTCGGCCTGGCGCTGCAGCTCACCAACATCATTCGCGACGTGGGCGAAGACGCGCTGCGCGGGCGCATCTACCTGCCTGTGAACGAGCTGCAGAAGTTCGATGTGAAGGCGCACGAAATTCTCAATCGCGTGCATTCGGAGCGCTTCGTCGCGCTGATGAAGTTCCAGGCCGAGCGCGCACATGCGGCGTACGACGAAGCCCTCGCCCTCCTCCCTGCCGCCGACCGCCGCGCCCAGAAGCCCGGTCTCATGATGGCCAGCATCTACCGCACGCTGTTGCGCGAAATAGAGCGCGACAACTTCCAGGTGCTGAACCAACGCGTGAGCCTGACGCCGGTGCGCAAGTTCTGGCTGGCTTGGAAAGTCCAGGCGCTGGGGCGCATTTGAGAACAGCCGTCATCGGCGCCGGCTGGGCCGGACTCGCCTGCGCCGTCGAGGCCACCCGCCTCGGCCATGCCGTCACGCTGTTCGAAGCCGCGCACATGGCGGGCGGCCGCGCGCGGCGGGTCGACAACATGCACGGCATGGCGCTCGACAACGGGCAGCACATCCTCATCGGCGCCTACACCGCAACGCTGAAGCTGATGCGCGATGTAGGCGTCGATGCAGGCAGTGCGCTGCTTCGCATGCCGCTCTCGCTGCGCTTTGCCGACGGCGGCGGGTTGAAGCTGCCGCGGCTGCCGGCGCCGCTCGATTTGCTGGCCGGCATCTTCAGCGCACGCGGTTGGACATGGCGCGACAAATCCGCCTTGCTGCGCACGGCCGTGCAATGGCGCCTCGGCGGATTCCGCTGCGCCACCGGCACTACCGTGGCCGCGCTCTGCACCGGCCTTACGCCGCGCGTGATGCAGGAACTGATCGAGCCGCTGTGCGTTTCGGCGCTCAACACGCCGGTCGATCAATCGAGCGGAGAGGTGTTCTTGCGCGTGCTGCGCGATGCGCTTTTCAGCGGCAGCGGCGGCGCCGACCTGCTGATTCCGCGTGTGGACCTGGGTGCGCTTTTTCCCGATGCTGCGTTGGCCTGGCTTGTGCAGCATGGCGCCGCGCTGCGCATCGGCACGCGCGTGCGCGCCATCTCGCGTCAAAGCGAGCAATGGCGCGCGGACGATGAATGCTTCGACCAGGTTGTGCTGGCTTGCGCGCCGTGGGACGCGGCCCGGCTCGTGCGCGCATCGGGCCTATCGGCGGAGCGCTGGTGCGAGAGCACCGAGGCCTTGAGCTTCGAAGCCATTGCCACCGTTTATGTGCGCGGCGCCACACCTCTTGCAGAGCCGATGCTCGCGCTGCGCAGCCACCCCGCCACCGCACCGGCGCAGTTCGTGTTCGATCGCACTCAACTCGGCGGGCCCGAGGGCGTGCTTGCCATGGTCGTGAGCGCGACCGAGACTCCGCGCGAGGCGCTGGAGCATCAGGTGATGGCACAGGCGGCCACGCAGTTGGGACAGGCCCCGCTGCAGCTCGTGCAGACCGTCGTCGAGAAACGCGCCACCTTCGCATGCACGCCGGCGCTCGTGCGGCCGCCTGCGAAAATCGCGCCCGGCCTGCAGGCCTGCGGCGACTACACCGAAGGCCCCTACCCCGCCACGCTCGAAGGCGCGGTACTCAGCGGGCTAGCCGCAGCCAACGCTCTGAACACACCATGAGCCACCTGCGTTATCTCGATTTCGACTACAGCGAAGACACCGAAGGCCACGGTACCTTCGATGCCATGGCCACGACGGTGCCCGCCAACACGCGCGAGGTGCTTGCGGAAGTTGCGCAGGTGCTGGCCTGGGCCAACGCCACCTTCCCCAATGCGCAAGGCGCCCTGGAAGACGGAGCCGCCTGGGACTTCGACCTGCAGCAGACGAGCGAAGCGCCGGAGCTCGACACCGTGACCTTCTCGCTCAGCGGCACCGCCGATTTCTGCACGGCGCTGCGCGAACATTTCAAGCTGGACTGAACAAAGCCGATTGCCGATCCCCACTCGTTCACGGAAAGAACCATGGTCACCTGCTATCTCCGCTACATCGTCGATCCCTACAAACTCAAGGAATTCGAGCACTACGGCAAGCTGTGGATTCCGCTGGTCGAGAAGTTCGGCGGTCAGCACCATGGCTATTTTTTGCCGTCGGAAGGCGCCAACAATGTGGCGTTGGCGATGTTCAGCTTTCCGAGCCTGGCCGCCTACGAGCAATACCGCGCAGATTCGATGCAAGACCCCGAATGCCAGGCCGCATTCAGGTACGCCGAAGAAACCCGTTGCATCGTGAGCTACGAGCGCAGCTTCTTCCGGCCTGTGTTCTCGTAAGGCCCGCGTTGACGGCGTTCAGGCACCAAGCGCCACGCACAGCGCGTGCAGGTTCGGCACGATCAGTTGCGGCCGCGCGCCGTGCACCCAGGGGCGCTCGTCGCGCACCAGCCAGGCCGCCTGCATGCCGGCATTGAGCGCACCGACCACGTCCAGCTCGGCGTCGTCGCCCACGTGCAGCACGTCTTTCGGCAGCAGGCCGACCGAAGCGGCCGCGGCACGGAAGATCGGCGCATGCGGCTTGCCGCTGCCAAACGCGCGTGCATTGAAGGCAGTGCGAAACCAGCGGCCCACGCCGGTCAGGTGAATGTCGGCGTTGCCGTTCGACACCGCCACCAGCGGGTAGCGTTCGCTCAGCCACTTGAGGGCGGGCAGCGCGTCTTCATACAGCGTCACGCGCTGTCGTTCGGCAAAGAAGGCATCGAAGGCGGGGTCGGCCAGCGCCGGGTCTTCGCCCGAGCGCTTCAGCGCCGTGCGAATCGATTCGCGGCGCAGCGCGCTCAGGTCGTGCGCCAGGTCTGAACGCTCCTTGGCGGTGGCTTCGCGCAGCTCGCGCAAGATGCCCGGCGTCAGCAGCAGCGAGGCGGTCTTGGGGGCCTCGCGAAGCAGCCATTCCTGCAGCACCGTCTCGGCGCGCTCGATGGTCGGCCAGATCGGCCACAGGGTGTCGTCCAGGTCGAGCGAGATCGCGGCGATGCGCTTGATGTCGAGGGGCGCGCTGTTCGCGAGCGCCGTGGAGGCGGAGGTCATGCCCGAGAATATCGCATGCCTCAAGACAACACGAACGACAGTTCCATCGCCGGGCGCACCGCCGTGCTCTGGTGCAACCTGGGCTCGCCCGATGCGCCCACGGCGGCTGCCGTTCGCCCCTACCTTGCGGAGTTTCTCGGCGACCCGCGAGTGGTCGAGATTCCAAGGCTGGTGTGGGCGTTGATCCTGCACGGCATCATCCTTCGCGTGCGGCCCGCCAAGTCGGCCGCCAAGTATGCGAGCATCTGGATGCCCGAGGGCTCGCCGCTGAAGGTATGGACGCAAAGGCAGGCCACGCTGCTTGCCGGCTGGCTCGGCGAACGCGGCCACCGCGTGACGGTGCGCGACGCCATGCGATACGCCAGCCCGTCGATCGCCTCGCGCCTCGATGCGCTGCAGGCCGAAGGCGCCACGCGTGTATTGGTGCTCCAGGCGTACCCGCAGTATTCGGCCACCACGACGGCCAGTGTGATCGATGCGGTGAACGACTGGAGCCGCAGCCAACGGCGCATTCCGGAGTTCCGCTTCGTCAACCAGTACCACGACGACCCGGCCTACATCGAGGCGCTTGCATTGGGTATCGAGCAGCACTGGAAGAAAGAGGGTCGCGGCGAGATCCTGCTGATGAGCTTCCATGGCATTCCGGCGCGCAACATTGCACTCGGCGACCCCTACCAGGCGCAGTGCCTCGAAACCGCGCGCCTGCTCGCGGCGCGGCTCGGCCTTTCGGACGAGCAGCACCGCGTGACCTTCCAGTCCCGCTTCGGGCGCGCCAAATGGCTCGAACCCTACACGGAGCCTACGCTGCGCGAACTGGGCGCGAGCGGCGTGAAGCGTGTCGACGTGGTGTGTCCGGGGTTTCCGGCGGACTGCCTCGAAACGCTCGAAGAAATTGCCATGGAGGGCCGCGAGGCCTTCATGCATGCTGGCGGCGAGGCCTTCAGCTACATCCCGTGCCTCAACGACAGCCCCGCGTGGATCACCGGGCTGGCGGGAATCGCCGAACGCAACTTGGCAGGCTGGCCGACCCAAGGGCCGGCCCGCGCCTAGAACCTACCCAGATAGTCCATCTTGCCGATCGGCATGCCCTTGTGGCGCAGCACGCCGTAGGCCGTGGTCACGTGGAAGAAGAAGTTGGGCAACGCGAACTGGAGCAGGTAGCGCTGCGCAGTGAAATGCGCTTCGCCTTCTCGGGACTTGATGGTCACTTGGCGTTCTTCCTGCCCGTCGATCATCGTGCGGTCCACGGTAGCAAGAAACGCTTGCGTCTTCACGATGCGAGCCAGCAGCTCGTCGTAAGTCTTTTCCTCATCGGGAAAGCTCGGCGCCGTGATGCCGGCGATGCGGGCCACGCCAAGCTTCGAGGCATCGCTCGCGCGCTGGATCTGCCCGGCCAGCGTGAGCATGTCCGGCGCGAGCCTTGCGTCCACCAGCGTCGCGGGATCGATGTCGTTGGCCTTGGCATGCGCCAGGCTCTTCTCGAGCAGATGGGTGAGCTGGCCGAGTCCGCGGGAGAAGACCGGCACGGAGAGGTCGTACATCGAAAGCGCCATGGCATAAATCCTAGTGGTTGGGAGCGGCGGCGATTGTCTCGCCGACTCGCCACTAGCGACCGGCGGCCCGAATAAACCCTTCAATGAGCTCCAGTTGTTCCGACACGTTGAGCGCGGGCGCATGGCCGCACCCCTGAATTTCGACCACTTGCAGCCGGCCCGAAACGCCCGGCCCTCTTTGCTGCATCTGCTGCGTGACCTCGGGCAGCACCAGGTCCGACTCGGCGCCCCGCAGGCACAGCACCGGCACTTCGATCGCGTCGTAGTGCGGCCAGATCAGGTAGTCGTTGTCGTGCGCACTGAACTGCCGGACCATGGCCGGGTCGTAGTGCGGCGTCACGCGGCCATCGGGCAGGCGGCGGGTGGAGCTCTCGGTGAGGCGACGCCACTGCGCATCGCTGAGCCAGCCGTAGGGCTTGTAGACAGTGCGAAAGAAGAGCTCGAGCTCCGCCACCGTGTCGAATGCGGGCGGCTCGCCGGCATAGGCACGGATGCGCTCGATGGCGGCCTGTGCAAGCTGCGGCGCGTTGTCGTTGAGCACCAGGCTCGCAATGCGCCCCCTCATCCGTGGCTCGAACAGACCTGAAGCGCACACCGTCCCAATCGCGCCACCCATGGAAGTGCCGACCCAGTGAACGCGGCCCAGGCGCAGCTCGTCGCACAGCGCGCCGGCAAGGCGCGCGTAGAACGACAACTGGTATTCCTCGTCCGGCACCGGACTCCATTGGCTGAGTCCGCGGCCGATGGTGTCGGGACAAATCACGCGGAAGCCGCGCGCGGCAAAGTGCTGCGCCAGCTCGTCCATGTCGCGGCAGGTACGCGCCAGGCCGTGCCACGCAATGATCACCGGCGCATCGGGCGCGCCCCAATCGAGCCAATGGACTTCGCGGCCCGCGAGTTGCGCATAACGGGAGACAACCGGAACCGAAAGATCGTTGCTCATCGCGCAGCCCTCGCCCTGAGCTTGCCGACGATGCCTGTCGGAAAGTAGTACACCGACAGAACAAACAGCAGGCCCAGCCAGAGCAGCCAGCGGTCGGGCGACAGCAGCGCCGAGAGCCAAGGCAACCCGCTCGCGGCTTCGCTACCCACGCGTAGAAGGTCCTGCAGGTAGCTTTGCGCCAGCACGAACAGCACTGCGCCAATGGCCGCGCCGTACATGGTGCCCATGCCGCCGATCACCACGATCAATAGCACGTCGATCATGATCTCGAAGCTCAGCGACGTGTCTGGCCCGTTGTAGCGCAACCAGATCGCGAGCATGGCACCGGCCAGCGTGGCGAAGAGCGCGGACAGCACGGCCGCCGTGGTGCGGTACACCACCACGCGGTAGCCGATGGCTTCGGCGCGGAATTCGTTCTCGCGAATGGCCTGCAGCACCCGGCCGAACGGCGAATTCACGATGCGCAGCAACGCCAGCAGCAGCACCACCGCTGCCACGAACAGCATGTAGTAGCACAGCAGCCGGCCGTCGAGTGAGACGCCGAGAAACGGCTCTTCAGAGAATTCGAAGCTCGGCGAAATCAGCTCGGGCAGCTTGAAGGTCAGGCCATCTTCGCCGCCCGTAAAGTCAGACAGCTGCGACGCCAGCGTCTGGAAGGCCGAAGCCACGGCCAGCGTGATCATCGCGAAGAAGATGGCGCGCACCCTGAGCGAGAACAGCCCGATGGCGAACGAGAGCACCAGCGAGATCGCGAGTGCGGCCCCAAGCCCGAGCAGCACCGCACCCCAGCTGGGCCCGAGCCGCGACGCCGAGATGGCGATTCCGTAGGCACCGATGCCGAAGAACATGGTGTGCGCGAAGCTCACGATGCCGGTGTAGCCCAGCAGCAGGTCGAAGCTGGCCACCAACACCACGAACACCAGGATCTTGGCCGCGACGCTCAGCGCCTTCACGCCCGGGAAGATGAACGGCGCGAAGGCCAGCGCGATGAACAGCACCACCAGCAGCAGCGCCAGCAGGCGGCTTCGGGGCGTGTCGTTGGAGAGAAGTCGTTTCAGGAACATGGCGGCTGCTTCTTTCTCAACGGTTGGCCACGGGGTACACGCCCTGCGGCCGCCACAGCAGCACCGCCACCATCAGCAAGATGCTCGCAAACTGCGTGAGCGTGGGCAGCAGAAAGCCGATGTAGTTGGTCATGAGCCCCACCAGCAGCGCGCCAATGAGCGCACCGCCGGTCGAGCCGAGCCCGCCGATGATGATCACGATGAAGATCAGCACATTGACCTGTGCGCCCATCTGCGGCACCAGGTTCTGCTGGAACAGCCCCCACATCACGCCGCCCAGGCCCGCCAGCGCGCTGCCCACCACAAACACGCCGACGAACAGCCGGCCGATGCGATAGCCGAGCGACTCGACCATTTCGCGGTCTTGCACGCCGGCGCGGATCAAAAGGCCGATCTTGGTGCGGCCCAGCGTCCAGGCGAGCAGCCCGAACACCAGCACGCCCACAGCCACCGCCAGCAGGCGGTATTTGCTGATGGCCGCATCGCCGATCAGCAGCGAGCCGCGCAAGGCTTCGGGCAGCGGCAGCGGCACCTGCGCAGGCCCCCAGATCACCTTGATGAGCTCCTCGCCGATGATCATG from Variovorax paradoxus includes these protein-coding regions:
- a CDS encoding branched-chain amino acid ABC transporter permease codes for the protein MKALDFDWKPLLLAPILAAVALPLTGSFSTWLTLTVAGLAMGMIIFIIASGLTLVFGLMDVLNFGHGVFIALGAFVASSVLGLMGDWTGSQELWRNLVAVFPAMLVAMAVAGAVGLAFERFIVRPVYGQHLKQILITMGGMIIGEELIKVIWGPAQVPLPLPEALRGSLLIGDAAISKYRLLAVAVGVLVFGLLAWTLGRTKIGLLIRAGVQDREMVESLGYRIGRLFVGVFVVGSALAGLGGVMWGLFQQNLVPQMGAQVNVLIFIVIIIGGLGSTGGALIGALLVGLMTNYIGFLLPTLTQFASILLMVAVLLWRPQGVYPVANR
- a CDS encoding branched-chain amino acid ABC transporter permease yields the protein MFLKRLLSNDTPRSRLLALLLVVLFIALAFAPFIFPGVKALSVAAKILVFVVLVASFDLLLGYTGIVSFAHTMFFGIGAYGIAISASRLGPSWGAVLLGLGAALAISLVLSFAIGLFSLRVRAIFFAMITLAVASAFQTLASQLSDFTGGEDGLTFKLPELISPSFEFSEEPFLGVSLDGRLLCYYMLFVAAVVLLLALLRIVNSPFGRVLQAIRENEFRAEAIGYRVVVYRTTAAVLSALFATLAGAMLAIWLRYNGPDTSLSFEIMIDVLLIVVIGGMGTMYGAAIGAVLFVLAQSYLQDLLRVGSEAASGLPWLSALLSPDRWLLWLGLLFVLSVYYFPTGIVGKLRARAAR
- a CDS encoding alpha/beta fold hydrolase is translated as MSNDLSVPVVSRYAQLAGREVHWLDWGAPDAPVIIAWHGLARTCRDMDELAQHFAARGFRVICPDTIGRGLSQWSPVPDEEYQLSFYARLAGALCDELRLGRVHWVGTSMGGAIGTVCASGLFEPRMRGRIASLVLNDNAPQLAQAAIERIRAYAGEPPAFDTVAELELFFRTVYKPYGWLSDAQWRRLTESSTRRLPDGRVTPHYDPAMVRQFSAHDNDYLIWPHYDAIEVPVLCLRGAESDLVLPEVTQQMQQRGPGVSGRLQVVEIQGCGHAPALNVSEQLELIEGFIRAAGR